The genomic window TGGATATGAAGTACGTGACGTGCATTACACTCACTACGGTCGTATGTGTCCAATCGAGACACCTGAAGGACCTAACATCGGTTTGATCAATAACTTGTCATCATACGGTCACTTGAACAAGTATGGATTTGTTCAAACACCATATCGTAAGGTTGACCGTGAAACTGGTGTAGTCACAAACGAAATCGTTTGGTTGACAGCCGATGAAGAAGATGAATTTACTGTAGCACAGGCTAACTCTCGTCTGAATGAAGATGGTACTTTTGCTGAGAAGGTTGTCATGGGACGTCACCAAGGGGTCAACCAAGAGTACCCAGCAGAAGTAGTTGACTACATGGACGTTTCACCAAAACAGGTAGTTGCCGTTGCGACTGCATGTATTCCTTTCTTGGAAAACGATGACTCCAACCGTGCCCTCATGGGTGCCAACATGCAACGTCAGGCTGTGCCATTGATTGATCCAAAAGCACCTTACGTTGGTACTGGTATGGAATACCAAGCAGCCCACGATTCAGGAGCTGCTGTGATTGCTCAGCATGCTGGTAAAGTTACCTACGCAGATGCTGACAAGGTAGAAGTACGCCGTGAAGATGGTTCATTGGACGTTTACCACATCCAAAAATTCCGTCGTTCAAACTCAGGTACTGCTTACAACCAACGCACGCTTGTTAAAGTTGGCGATGTCGTCGAAAAAGGCGACTTTATCGCTGACGGACCTTCTATGGAAAAAGGGGAAATGGCGCTTGGACAAAACCCAATCGTTGCCTACATGACTTGGGAAGGTTACAACTTCGAGGATGCCGTTATCATGAGCGAACGCTTGGTCAAAGACGATGTCTATACATCTGTCCACCTCGAGGAATACGAATCAGAAACCCGCGATACAAAGCTTGGGCCTGAAGAAATTACTCGTGAAATTCCAAACGTTGGTGAAGATGCCCTTAAGGACCTTGACGAAATGGGTATTATCCGTATCGGTGCAGAGGTTAAAGAAGGCGATATCCTTGTAGGTAAAGTCACACCTAAGGGTGAGAAAGACCTTTCAGCTGAAGAACGTCTCTTGCACGCTATCTTCGGAGACAAGTCTCGTGAAGTCCGTGATACTTCTCTTCGAGTACCTCACGGTGCCGATGGTGTCGTTCGTGATGTTAAGATCTTTACACGTGCAAATGGAGATGAGTTGCAATCAGGTGTTAACATGCTGGTTCGCGTCTACATCGCTCAAAAACGTAAGATCAAGGTCGGAGATAAGATGGCCGGACGTCACGGAAACAAAGGGGTTGTCTCTCGTATCGTTCCTGTAGAAGACATGCCTTACCTTCCAGATGGAACTCCAGTCGATATCATGTTGAACCCACTTGGGGTACCATCACGTATGAATATCGGTCAGGTTATGGAACTCCACCTTGGTATGGCAGCCCGTACTCTTGGTATCCACATCGCAACACCAGTCTTTGACGGAGCAAGTTCGGAAGACCTTTGGGACACTGTTAAAGAAGCAGGTATGGATAGCGATGCTAAGACAATCCTTTACGATGGACGTACAGGTGAACCGTTTGACAACCGTGTATCAGTTGGTGTCATGTACATGATCAAACTTCACCACATGGTTGATGATAAATTGCACGCACGTTCAGTCGGACCATACTCAACCGTTACCCAACAACCACTCGGAGGTAAAGCTCAGTTTGGTGGACAACGTTTCGGTGAGATGGAGGTTTGGGCTCTTGAAGCCTACGGTGCGTCAAATGTCCTCCAAGAAATCTTGACTTACAAGTCTGACGATATCAACGGACGTTTGAAAGCTTATGAAGCTATTACAAAAGGAAAACCAATTCCAAAACCAGGTGTTCCAGAATCCTTCCGAGTTCTTGTCAAAGAATTGCAATCTCTTGGTCTTGACATGCGTGTTCTTGACGAAGATGACCAAGAAGTGGAACTTCGCGACTTGGATGAAGGAATGGACGAAGATGTCATCCACGTAGATGACCTTGAAAAAGCCCGCGAAAAAGCAGCCCAAGAGGCTAAAGCAGCCTTTGAAGCTGAAGAAGCTGAGAAAGCAACAAAAGCGGAAGCAACAGAAGAAGCTGCTGAACAAGAATAAGCAGTTCACTTAGAATAGAAAGGGAAGAAATAGTGGTTGATGTAAATCGTTTTAAAAGTATGCAAATCACCCTAGCTTCTCCAAGCAAAGTCCGTTCATGGTCTTATGGAGAAGTCAAAAAACCTGAAACAATCAATTACCGTACGTTGAAACCAGAACGTGAAGGACTCTTTGACGAAGTTATCTTTGGCCCTACAAAGGACTGGGAATGTGCTTGTGGTAAGTACAAACGCATTCGTTACAGAGGGATTGTTTGTGACCGCTGTGGGGTTGAAGTAACGCGTACGAAAGTTCGTCGTGAGCGTATGGGGCACATCGAGTTGAAGGCTCCTGTATCTCACATCTGGTATTTCAAGGGGATTCCAAGCCGTATGGGCTTGACCCTTGATATGAGTCCTCGTGCCCTCGAGGAAGTTATCTACTTTGCGGCTTATGTGGTGATTGATCCGAAGGATACACCACTTGAGCACAAGTCTATCATGACAGAGCGCGAATACCGTGAGCGCTTGCGTGAGTACGGTTATGGATCATTCGTTGCCAAGATGGGTGCCGAAGCCATCCAAGACCTCTTGAAACAAGTAGATCTTGAAAAAGAAATTGCGGAACTCAAAGAAGAGTTGAAAACAGCTACTGGACAAAAACGTGTCAAAGCCATCCGTCGTTTGGATGTTTTGGATGCCTTTTACAAATCTGGAAACAAACCTGAATGGATGATTCTCAACATCCTTCCGGTTATTCCACCAGATCTTCGTCCAATGTTGCAGTTGGATGGTGGCCGTTTTGCCTCATCTGACTTGAATGATCTTTACCGTCGTGTTATCAACCGTAACAACCGTTTGGCTCGTTTGCTTGAGTTGAATGCACCAGGTATCATCGTTCAAAATGAGAAGCGTATGCTTCAAGAAGCGGTTGACGCTTTGATTGACAATGGTCGTCGTGGTCGCCCAATTACAGGACCAGGTAGCCGTCCACTCAAATCATTGAGCCACATGCTTAAAGGGAAACAAGGACGCTTCCGTCAAAACTTGCTCGGTAAACGTGTTGACTTCTCAGGACGTTCCGTTATCGCCGTTGGTCCAACTCTTAAGATGTACCAATGTGGTGTGCCGCGTGAAATGGCGATTGAGCTCTTTAAACCATTCGTCATGCGTGAAATCGTTGCCCGCGATATCGTGCAGAACGTCAAAGCGGCTAAACGCTTGGTGGAACGTGGAGACGAACGTATCTGGGATATTCTTGAAGAAGTAATCAAAGAACACCCAGTACTTTTGAACCGCGCACCGACCCTTCACCGTTTGGGTATCCAA from Streptococcus oralis includes these protein-coding regions:
- the rpoB gene encoding DNA-directed RNA polymerase subunit beta gives rise to the protein MAGHDVQYGKHRTRRSFSRIKEVLDLPNLIEIQTDSFKDFLDHGLKEVFEDVLPISNFTDTMELEFVGYEIKEPKYTLEEARIHDASYSAPIFVTFRLINKETGEIKTQEVFFGDFPIMTEMGTFIINGGERIIVSQLVRSPGVYFNDKVDKNGKVGYGSTVIPNRGAWLELESDSKDIAYTRIDRTRKIPFTTLVRALGFSGDDEIFDIFGDSELVRNTVEKDIHKNPMDSRTDEALKEIYERLRPGEPKTAESSRSLLVARFFDPRRYDLAAVGRYKINKKLNVKTRLLNQTIAEPLVDPETGEILVEAGTVMTRSVIESIENHLDGDLNKIVYIPNDAAVLTEPVVLQKFKVVAPTDPDRVVTIIGNANPDDKVHVVTPADILAEMSYFLNLAEGIGRVDDIDHLGNRRIRAVGELLANQVRLGLSRMERNVRERMSVQDNEVLTPQQIINIRPVTAAVKEFFGSSQLSQFMDQHNPLSELSHKRRLSALGPGGLTRDRAGYEVRDVHYTHYGRMCPIETPEGPNIGLINNLSSYGHLNKYGFVQTPYRKVDRETGVVTNEIVWLTADEEDEFTVAQANSRLNEDGTFAEKVVMGRHQGVNQEYPAEVVDYMDVSPKQVVAVATACIPFLENDDSNRALMGANMQRQAVPLIDPKAPYVGTGMEYQAAHDSGAAVIAQHAGKVTYADADKVEVRREDGSLDVYHIQKFRRSNSGTAYNQRTLVKVGDVVEKGDFIADGPSMEKGEMALGQNPIVAYMTWEGYNFEDAVIMSERLVKDDVYTSVHLEEYESETRDTKLGPEEITREIPNVGEDALKDLDEMGIIRIGAEVKEGDILVGKVTPKGEKDLSAEERLLHAIFGDKSREVRDTSLRVPHGADGVVRDVKIFTRANGDELQSGVNMLVRVYIAQKRKIKVGDKMAGRHGNKGVVSRIVPVEDMPYLPDGTPVDIMLNPLGVPSRMNIGQVMELHLGMAARTLGIHIATPVFDGASSEDLWDTVKEAGMDSDAKTILYDGRTGEPFDNRVSVGVMYMIKLHHMVDDKLHARSVGPYSTVTQQPLGGKAQFGGQRFGEMEVWALEAYGASNVLQEILTYKSDDINGRLKAYEAITKGKPIPKPGVPESFRVLVKELQSLGLDMRVLDEDDQEVELRDLDEGMDEDVIHVDDLEKAREKAAQEAKAAFEAEEAEKATKAEATEEAAEQE